Proteins found in one Haloferax litoreum genomic segment:
- a CDS encoding winged helix-turn-helix domain-containing protein, giving the protein MSDSASIREDSVLDCDDCLSPAEAFAIVADETRLTILEALWESPDRPVPFSELRRRVGVDDSARFNYHLGKLRGQFVHKTEEGYDFRHAGEKVVRAVLAGTFNEDPVLPAFPAPGSCVSCGGPLEADYGDEKLTIACADADCGRVHAHEEFPPGGLQNRSTDALLSAFDQRVRHLHCLAADGVCPECGGTTSTELSRDTDPFELDVVVNHRCAQCAYEAVSPVGLVLLDESTVLGFLSSRGDDVCGTPFWRFSWVVGDEALTIVDDDPWRISVRIEHESDALVVELDETLACIDSRVEHLGEIA; this is encoded by the coding sequence GACTCGGTCCTCGACTGCGACGACTGCCTCTCTCCCGCCGAGGCGTTCGCAATCGTCGCCGACGAGACGCGACTGACCATCCTCGAAGCACTCTGGGAGTCACCTGACCGCCCAGTCCCCTTCTCCGAGTTGCGCCGCCGTGTCGGCGTCGACGACAGCGCACGCTTCAACTATCACCTCGGCAAACTCCGCGGCCAATTCGTCCACAAGACTGAGGAGGGCTACGACTTCCGCCACGCCGGTGAGAAAGTGGTCCGCGCCGTACTCGCAGGGACGTTCAACGAAGACCCGGTCCTTCCCGCGTTCCCCGCGCCAGGGTCGTGTGTCTCGTGTGGTGGCCCACTCGAAGCAGACTACGGCGACGAGAAACTCACAATCGCCTGTGCCGACGCCGACTGCGGGCGAGTCCACGCGCACGAGGAGTTCCCTCCGGGTGGCCTCCAGAACCGGTCGACTGACGCGCTTCTCTCGGCGTTCGACCAGCGAGTGAGACACCTCCACTGTCTCGCCGCCGACGGCGTCTGCCCCGAGTGCGGCGGGACCACGAGTACCGAACTCTCCCGAGACACCGACCCGTTCGAACTCGACGTGGTCGTAAACCACCGCTGTGCGCAGTGTGCGTACGAGGCAGTCTCGCCCGTCGGACTGGTCTTACTCGACGAGTCCACCGTCCTCGGGTTCCTCTCGTCGCGGGGCGACGACGTGTGTGGGACGCCGTTCTGGCGGTTCTCGTGGGTCGTCGGCGACGAGGCACTCACTATCGTCGACGACGACCCGTGGCGCATCAGCGTCCGTATCGAACACGAGTCGGACGCGCTCGTCGTCGAACTCGACGAGACGCTCGCGTGCATCGATTCGCGCGTCGAACACCTCGGCGAGATTGCATAA